Genomic segment of Kibdelosporangium phytohabitans:
CTTCGTCCTCATAGGACAGCACGGCGGCCAGCGTCAGGTGCACGCTCACGCGCTCGCCCGGCATGATGTTGCCGACTCGCATGGTGAAGACGCCGGGGCGCTCCTCCTCGGCGATCGACGCCCGTTTGCCCTCGGAGATGGCGCGGTCGTAGCTCTCCCTGGCCTGACCGCGTTCCTGCAGCAGTCCTTCAACGACGCGCCCGTCCGCCTCCATCCGCAACGCGGTGACCGCGGCTCGGGGCGGCAACGGGAAGATGTACGTGGCTTCGAGCGGTTCGTCGTACGGGTTGCGGAAGCCCTGCGTGACTTCGATGCCTGCTGCCAGCCCGGTGATGGAGGTGCGGACGTCGATCACGTCGAGCGGCAGGTTGCCCCGGCTGGTCTGCAGGCAGCCCATACCGTCGTCCTCGCTCGGACTGCCTGGCGCCGCGATCGATTCCCTGACATCGACATGCATGGTCATTGCGTTTCCCCTCCAGTGGACGGCGCCAGGCCGAGGCGGCCGAGCAGTTCGAGCAGTGGTGCGGCTGCGGCCTCGATGGCAGCGATCTCGTCCGCGTCGGGCGTGTGCGCGGCGGCTTCCAGAACGACGGTGACACTGTCAGTGAGCCGGATCCCGTGGATCAGCTTGGTGACAGTGACAGCGCCAGCGTCGACATCGGTGTCAGTGTCCGGCGAAGTTCTGGCGGCGGCTGGTGGCACTGTCGGACGGCCGTGCGCTTGCCCTTTCCAGAACTGCGGGGTCGTACCGATTTCGATCTGCGGGTGCACGGCATCGATGTGCGCGACGCCTGCGAGCTCGGCAAGCCGGGTGTCGGTCGCCCCGACCAGCAGTTCCTGGATTTCCGCGAGCGAGGACCCGCTGGACTGCAGTTTCTTGACCGCGACGATCTGCAGGAGGTGACGGCGTCCGTAGAGCACGGTGCGGCCTCGCGTGGCCGCCGGCCGGTCCACCAGGCCGATCGTGGTGTACCACCGGATGGTGCGACGGTTCGGCAGCTCCCGGATCCGGCCGTTGCGTTGGCCGTCATAGTTGTCCGACAGGAGGTCGGCTACTCGGTCCGGGAGCTGCTCGATCGTCCACAGCTCGCTCATACTGCAAGACTGCCAGATGTTTCTGACACTGTCAATGTTGCAGTGTCAGTGGCGAGGTTCTCAGGAGGCGGGCGCGGCGTCCAGGTCCTGGGCCAGCAGCGCGGCCAGCTCTTCGAGCGCGGCTTCGGCGCCGTCGCCTTCCGCGGACAGTTCGACCTCTTCCTCGTACTTCACGCCCAGTGCCATCACGGCCAGGATGCTCGACGCCACAACGCCTTCGTCTCCCGGCCGGCCGATGAGGACCGGCACCGGCTGCCGTGCGGCGGCCTGCGCGAACAGCCCGGCGGGCCGGGCGTGCAGCCCGACAGTGGACGCGATCTTCACCCGGATCGTCGCCATCAGCTCTCCTCCGTCACCAGTGGAAGAGCCAACGGTATGCACAACGAATGTGTTTAAGCAAGGGTTTCATGTGGCTTTAGTTTGTTTTACGTGGTCATGCTTGGACCACGCGCGGCCCGGCAGCCGCGATCTCCTCGGCCACGGCGTCGTCGACATCCGTGTCGGTGATGAAGGTGTCGATGTCCCCCAGGTCGGCGAACCTCGAGAAGTGGTCGTTGCCCACCTTGGTGTGGTCGGCCAGCAGCACGCACCGACGCCCGCTGGCGATCGCGGCCTTCTTGACCATGGCCTCGGCCGGGTCCGGCGTGGTCAGTCCCCGATCGACCGAGACCCCGTTCGTGGCGATGAAGACGACTTCGACGAACGTGTCACGCAGCGCCTGCAGCGCCCATGCGTCGACCGAGGCCAGCGTCCGGCTGCGCAACCGGCCCCCGACCAGCATGACGGTCACGTTCGGCCGGGTTATCAGCGACAGGGCGATGTTCACCGAGTGGGTCACGACCGTGAGCTCGCGGTCCACCGGTAGCGCGTCGGCCAGCCGCGCGGTGGTCGTGCCCGCGTCGAGCAGGATCGTCCCGGCTTCGGGCAGTTCGGCCAGCGCCGCCTTGGCGATCCGGCTCTTCTCATCGGTCATCACCGTCTCGCGGACCGACAGCGCGGGCTCGAAACCGAGGCGCTCGACCGGGATCGCGCCGCCGTGCACCCTGCGCAGCACGCCGTGGCGCTCCAGCACGGTCAGGTCGCGCCGGATCGTCTCGGTGGTGACGTCGAACTCCTCGGCCAGCGCGGCGACGTCCACACGCCCCTTCGCCCTGGCTCGTTCGAGGATCACTTGCTGCCGTTCCTCCGCGTACATGGTGTGACTTTATGTTGATTCGTGCGTGTCGGCAAAGCCGTGGTCTTGCAAACCAACATGAACACATGCACAATCACTTAAATCCACGTTGGACGTGTGTGGGACCACATGGAGGTGGCAGGCAGCGTGATCGTCACCGTGACGGCGAACCCGAGCATCGACCGGACGGTCGAGGTGGGTGCGCTCGTGCGCGGCGGACTGCACCGGGCCACGGCCGTGCACATCCAGCCGGGCGGCAAGGGGATCAACGTCGCGAGAGCGTTGGTGTGCAACGGAGTCAAGGCGCGCGCCGTGGTCCCGGCAGGCGGCGCCGAAGGCGAACAGCTGATCGGCCTGCTGAGCGACTACAGCATCGACGTCGTCCGCGTGCCCACGCTCGGGCCGGTGCGGATGAACGTCAGCGTGATCGAACCGGACGCGACGGTCACCAAGCTGAACGAACCGGGCGCGCGGCTGACCGACGACGAGACCACGGCGCTGGCGGACGCGGTGATCAGCGCGTCCCACAACGCCTCCAGCCTGGTCCTCGCAGGCAGCCTGCCACCTGGTGTGCGGGGCGACTTCTACGCGGACCTGATCATCCGCCTGTCCGACAGGGACACGAGGGTGGTCGTGGACACCAGCGGACCGGCCTTGCGCGCGGCTGTCGCAGCCGGACCGGCACTGATCAAGCCGAACCACCACGAGCTCGAAGAGGCCGTCGGGCGTGCGTTGCCGACGCTGGGTCACGTCGTCGAGGCCGCGCGGGAACTGCGTTCCCTCGGCGCGGGCGCGGTGCTGGCCAGCCTCGGCGGCGACGGAGCGGTGCTCGTGGACGCCGAGAACACCTGGCACGCCGAGGCACCGGTCGTGCAGGCAAGAAGCTCGGTGGGGGCCGGTGACGCGATGCTCGCCGGTTTCCTCGCCGCAGGAGGAAGCGGACGCGAGGCGTTGGTGTCCGCGGTGGCGTGGGGCGCGGCGGCGGTGTCGCTGCCGGGAAGCACCATGCCGAGGCCGGATGACCTCCAGCCGCACCTCGTCGAGGTGCACCCGGGGATCAGCACGGACCGGGCATTACGCGGGGACACCTGAAAAGCACCAGTACAGGAAGTGTCGACGATGACAAAGACTGAAGACGCGCCGAGCAGGGCGCATCAGCTGCGGGCCTCGGTGCAACGCTTCGGCGGCCACCTCGCCGGCATGGTGATGCCCAACATCGGCGCGTTCATCGCGTGGGGCCTGATCACCGCGTTGTTCATCCCGTCCGGCTGGTTGCCGAACGCCCAGCTCGCCGAGCTCGTCGATCCGATGGTCAAGCTGCTGCTGCCGGTTCTGATCGGGTACACCGGCGGCCGGTTGGTGCACGGGCAGCGCGGCGCCGTGGTCGGTGCCGTCGCCACGGTCGGCATCGCGGTCGGCGCGGATGTGCCAATGTTCCTCGGCGCCATGTTGATCGGCCCGCTGACCGCGTACCTGTTGAAGCTGTGGGACAACTCCGTCGGCGAGAAGGTCGGCCCCGGCTTCAAGATGCTGGTCGACAACTTCAGCGCGGGCATCATCGGTGGAGCCATGGCCGTGCTGGGCTCGCTGGCGATCGGCCCGGTCGTCGAGGCGATCACGAAGGCGCTGGGCAACGGCGTGCAGTTCCTGCTGGACGCGCACCTGTTGCCGCTGGTGTCGGTCATCGTCGAACCGGCGAAGGTGCTGTTCCTCAACAACGCCATCAACCACGGCGTGCTGTCCCCCTTGGGTGTCACGCAGTCGGCCGACACGGGCAAGGCGATCGAGTTCCTGATCGAGCCGAACCCGGGCCCCGGCCTCGGCATCCTGGTCGCGCTCGCGCTGTTCGGCGTGCGGGCGGCCCGTGCGACCGCGCCCGGCGCGATCGTGATCCAGTTCCTCGGCGGCATCCACGAGATCTACTTCCCGTACATCCTCGCGCAGCCGCGGCTGATCC
This window contains:
- a CDS encoding MerR family transcriptional regulator; this translates as MSELWTIEQLPDRVADLLSDNYDGQRNGRIRELPNRRTIRWYTTIGLVDRPAATRGRTVLYGRRHLLQIVAVKKLQSSGSSLAEIQELLVGATDTRLAELAGVAHIDAVHPQIEIGTTPQFWKGQAHGRPTVPPAAARTSPDTDTDVDAGAVTVTKLIHGIRLTDSVTVVLEAAAHTPDADEIAAIEAAAAPLLELLGRLGLAPSTGGETQ
- the mtlA gene encoding PTS mannitol transporter subunit IICB: MTKTEDAPSRAHQLRASVQRFGGHLAGMVMPNIGAFIAWGLITALFIPSGWLPNAQLAELVDPMVKLLLPVLIGYTGGRLVHGQRGAVVGAVATVGIAVGADVPMFLGAMLIGPLTAYLLKLWDNSVGEKVGPGFKMLVDNFSAGIIGGAMAVLGSLAIGPVVEAITKALGNGVQFLLDAHLLPLVSVIVEPAKVLFLNNAINHGVLSPLGVTQSADTGKAIEFLIEPNPGPGLGILVALALFGVRAARATAPGAIVIQFLGGIHEIYFPYILAQPRLILAAIAGGASGVLVFSIFGAGLTATPSPGSIFAILAVTPKGGYFGVVAGVLVSAAVSFVIAALLLKFGRGNKEAERKQEVGNGGTVTAGKPERKA
- a CDS encoding HPr family phosphocarrier protein is translated as MATIRVKIASTVGLHARPAGLFAQAAARQPVPVLIGRPGDEGVVASSILAVMALGVKYEEEVELSAEGDGAEAALEELAALLAQDLDAAPAS
- a CDS encoding DeoR/GlpR family DNA-binding transcription regulator, with translation MYAEERQQVILERARAKGRVDVAALAEEFDVTTETIRRDLTVLERHGVLRRVHGGAIPVERLGFEPALSVRETVMTDEKSRIAKAALAELPEAGTILLDAGTTTARLADALPVDRELTVVTHSVNIALSLITRPNVTVMLVGGRLRSRTLASVDAWALQALRDTFVEVVFIATNGVSVDRGLTTPDPAEAMVKKAAIASGRRCVLLADHTKVGNDHFSRFADLGDIDTFITDTDVDDAVAEEIAAAGPRVVQA
- the pfkB gene encoding 1-phosphofructokinase, encoding MIVTVTANPSIDRTVEVGALVRGGLHRATAVHIQPGGKGINVARALVCNGVKARAVVPAGGAEGEQLIGLLSDYSIDVVRVPTLGPVRMNVSVIEPDATVTKLNEPGARLTDDETTALADAVISASHNASSLVLAGSLPPGVRGDFYADLIIRLSDRDTRVVVDTSGPALRAAVAAGPALIKPNHHELEEAVGRALPTLGHVVEAARELRSLGAGAVLASLGGDGAVLVDAENTWHAEAPVVQARSSVGAGDAMLAGFLAAGGSGREALVSAVAWGAAAVSLPGSTMPRPDDLQPHLVEVHPGISTDRALRGDT